In a genomic window of Methanogenium sp. S4BF:
- the purL gene encoding phosphoribosylformylglycinamidine synthase subunit PurL produces the protein MRTINSAGVQPFCIMVSAGDLAYLEEQLKRPITPLEYACFENLWSEHCSYRSTKAFLRTLPTTGENVLLGPGDDAAIVKYSDDIALAIGMESHNHPSYVDPFDGAATGVGGIVRDIISMGAKPIALMDLLYFGPITEEKNRYLLEHVVQGIGDYGNCIGVPVVRGEVAFDEGYSGNPLVNVVSVGIVDPEKYLTARVKKPGNRLVLYGASTGRDGLGGASFASRDLSEDAEAEDRPCVQVGDPYTEKLLIDATMEMAATGKIVSCRDLGAAGLAGASSEMSSSYGARIEADAVHLRETGMNEVEIMLAESQERMLMEVAESDIPALAAIMEKYSLQWRDIGEVIEERRYIVTFEGNVVCDLPIDLLVEGAPGEAWASLSYSRERPYQAPEGDIKELCLAVLSHPDVARKDWISRQYDHDVQLRTVSIAGGAGLLRLGDAALSLSCGCSPRQIELKPYEGTANTVYENAANLACVGSMPLCVVNCLNFASPVHPDIYWQLGEAVRGMGDMATAVGAPVVGGNVSLYNESDEFGTRILPTPSIGMAGKGPVLRYTLPAEGATLAIAGSSVSALGGSVLDAVTGCGGPAPDKADPSILEKIRSFVQNGGFAADISAGGLIAALAECTPAAAVTLAGEAIPALFDESPGRFLIAYTDKSIAEGLDAVEIGTVGGDELIISVSGNIIRFTPQETEAALGALTSVMYAE, from the coding sequence ATGCGCACCATTAATAGCGCAGGTGTCCAACCCTTCTGCATCATGGTATCTGCCGGAGACCTTGCTTATCTGGAAGAACAACTAAAGCGGCCCATAACTCCGCTTGAATACGCCTGCTTCGAAAATCTCTGGAGTGAACACTGTAGCTATCGTTCAACAAAGGCATTCCTGAGGACACTCCCGACTACGGGTGAGAATGTCCTTTTGGGGCCTGGTGATGATGCGGCCATTGTGAAATATTCAGATGATATTGCGCTTGCAATCGGCATGGAATCCCATAACCATCCGAGTTATGTGGACCCCTTCGACGGGGCTGCGACCGGAGTCGGCGGCATTGTGCGGGACATCATCTCGATGGGCGCCAAACCGATTGCGCTTATGGACCTCCTCTACTTTGGGCCAATAACGGAAGAGAAGAACCGCTATCTCCTTGAACATGTGGTGCAGGGAATTGGTGACTACGGCAACTGTATCGGTGTTCCGGTCGTGCGGGGAGAAGTGGCATTCGACGAGGGGTACTCCGGCAATCCTCTCGTCAATGTTGTCTCTGTGGGAATTGTAGATCCGGAAAAATATCTCACCGCCCGGGTAAAGAAGCCCGGCAACCGGCTGGTGCTCTATGGTGCATCCACCGGGAGAGACGGCCTTGGCGGGGCATCGTTTGCCTCCCGCGACCTCTCGGAGGATGCGGAGGCTGAAGACCGGCCCTGTGTCCAGGTCGGCGACCCGTATACTGAGAAACTGCTCATTGACGCAACAATGGAGATGGCAGCCACCGGAAAGATTGTGTCATGCCGTGACCTGGGTGCGGCAGGACTCGCGGGCGCATCGTCTGAGATGTCCTCCAGTTACGGTGCCCGGATTGAGGCGGACGCTGTTCACCTGCGGGAGACCGGCATGAATGAGGTGGAGATTATGCTTGCCGAGTCGCAGGAGCGGATGCTCATGGAGGTCGCAGAAAGCGACATTCCGGCACTTGCGGCCATTATGGAGAAGTACAGTCTTCAGTGGCGCGATATTGGTGAAGTAATCGAAGAGAGGCGCTACATTGTCACCTTTGAAGGGAATGTCGTCTGTGATCTGCCGATTGATCTGCTTGTGGAAGGGGCGCCCGGTGAGGCATGGGCTTCTCTTTCCTATTCGCGCGAACGTCCCTATCAGGCTCCGGAAGGGGATATCAAAGAGCTCTGTCTTGCGGTGCTCTCCCATCCTGATGTGGCCCGAAAGGACTGGATCTCCCGCCAGTATGACCACGATGTGCAGCTTCGGACCGTCTCGATTGCAGGCGGGGCCGGCCTTCTCCGGCTGGGGGATGCTGCCCTGTCCCTCTCCTGCGGCTGCTCCCCGCGGCAGATTGAACTCAAACCGTATGAAGGCACAGCAAACACTGTCTATGAAAATGCCGCCAACCTTGCCTGTGTAGGCAGTATGCCTCTCTGTGTGGTAAACTGCCTGAACTTCGCAAGCCCGGTACACCCGGATATCTACTGGCAGCTGGGTGAGGCAGTCCGCGGCATGGGGGACATGGCAACGGCCGTCGGTGCTCCGGTGGTGGGCGGCAATGTCTCGCTCTACAATGAGAGTGATGAGTTTGGAACACGTATTCTTCCCACTCCGTCTATCGGGATGGCAGGGAAGGGGCCGGTGCTCCGGTACACCCTTCCTGCAGAGGGGGCCACGCTTGCCATCGCCGGCAGTTCTGTCTCTGCGCTCGGAGGCTCCGTGCTGGATGCAGTGACCGGATGCGGTGGTCCGGCTCCGGATAAGGCTGACCCCTCCATTCTGGAAAAGATCCGTTCCTTCGTACAAAACGGTGGTTTTGCTGCTGATATCTCTGCAGGTGGGTTAATCGCGGCCCTGGCGGAGTGTACACCTGCTGCCGCTGTCACCCTTGCAGGCGAGGCAATACCTGCTCTCTTTGACGAATCACCGGGTCGGTTCCTGATAGCATACACGGATAAATCGATTGCAGAGGGGCTTGACGCAGTTGAAATTGGCACCGTCGGCGGCGATGAACTTATCATATCTGTAAGTGGAAATATTATTAGGTTCACTCCTCAGGAGACTGAAGCAGCACTGGGAGCCCTGACATCAGTGATGTATGCTGAGTAA
- the mptA gene encoding GTP cyclohydrolase MptA: MELPDTQSTQPEVRINLTRVGVKNVKKLVEVARPGKRPVIFISTFNVYVDLPSSLKGANLSRNFEVIDEVLQQAIEGEVNGIEEVCNAVARKLLDHHEYADRTEVKMKSLYMVKRETPVSKTECHEVVEVHASAVADRNNGTPIVRKMIGAEVTGITACPCAQNIMKELASAKLRNLEITEDKIQEFLNEIPMATHNQRGKGFLLIETDDDQRVELDTIITILKDSMSARIFELLKRGDESHVVFSAHSNARFVEDCVREMAKHVVAKFSYLPGDSVITIKQTNEESIHQHDAYAERKATIAELKAEIRAN; the protein is encoded by the coding sequence ATGGAACTGCCTGATACACAATCAACCCAACCTGAAGTCAGAATAAACCTTACCCGGGTCGGTGTCAAAAATGTCAAGAAACTTGTTGAAGTTGCCCGTCCGGGAAAGCGCCCGGTAATTTTCATATCAACATTCAATGTATATGTGGATCTCCCCAGCAGCCTGAAGGGTGCGAATCTCTCCAGAAACTTTGAGGTGATTGATGAGGTGCTTCAGCAGGCCATTGAGGGTGAAGTAAACGGTATTGAAGAAGTATGCAATGCTGTTGCCCGCAAACTCCTTGACCACCATGAGTATGCAGACCGTACAGAAGTCAAGATGAAGAGTCTCTACATGGTGAAGCGTGAAACGCCGGTCTCCAAGACGGAGTGCCACGAGGTCGTTGAGGTGCATGCCAGTGCGGTTGCTGACAGAAACAATGGTACACCCATCGTCCGGAAGATGATCGGTGCGGAAGTAACCGGTATCACTGCCTGCCCCTGTGCCCAGAATATCATGAAGGAGCTTGCCTCGGCAAAACTGCGCAACCTTGAGATCACTGAGGATAAAATTCAGGAATTCCTGAACGAGATCCCGATGGCCACTCATAACCAGCGTGGGAAAGGATTCCTTTTGATTGAGACTGATGATGACCAGCGTGTTGAACTTGATACCATTATCACCATCCTGAAAGACTCCATGAGCGCCCGGATCTTTGAACTCCTGAAACGCGGTGATGAGAGTCATGTGGTCTTCTCGGCACACAGCAATGCCCGGTTTGTGGAAGACTGTGTCCGTGAAATGGCCAAACATGTGGTTGCCAAATTCTCGTATCTGCCGGGTGATTCTGTCATCACGATTAAGCAGACAAATGAGGAAAGTATCCATCAGCATGATGCCTATGCGGAGCGCAAGGCAACCATTGCAGAGCTTAAAGCTGAAATCAGGGCGAATTAA
- a CDS encoding zinc ribbon domain-containing protein, translating to MFCPNCGANVPGGFDICPECGTDISARRSHGGGGNEPFIVAEDEGEMHAPAGPSLSVSGDAENTNRDAIIEAEEDEIPEFDELPVEDNLQKKVMDRFPTLSSTDSAGRNISEGVSGSDRRTGSPGGDGGGDAGLSPDAKYSENGRGQAPRYSTSSDSDIPLSGPSTDLPGTKTSDGAGQKPRSAESYPWAEKPSKSRKRPLVAGLAVIILVVLALSLLVYGLPGQGSANGGLPVPTPLPTPLSDETPVPVTETAPPWTPSDNLVLSVSAYGGGYKVEIDGGIKANEVAKIALTVEDSGGLHTMEWVYPSRRESFFMARDAYNGTASATEHVTATATFTDGKKEVVFSGDL from the coding sequence ATGTTCTGTCCGAACTGCGGTGCAAATGTCCCGGGTGGGTTTGATATCTGTCCGGAATGTGGTACTGATATCTCAGCGAGACGAAGCCACGGGGGTGGGGGGAATGAGCCGTTCATCGTGGCAGAGGATGAAGGTGAAATGCACGCACCAGCCGGTCCGTCCCTATCGGTGTCGGGGGATGCAGAGAATACGAATCGGGATGCGATCATTGAGGCAGAAGAAGATGAAATACCGGAATTTGATGAACTGCCAGTGGAAGATAACCTGCAAAAGAAAGTGATGGACCGTTTTCCCACCCTGTCTTCCACTGATTCGGCAGGCAGGAATATCTCGGAGGGTGTCTCAGGGTCTGACAGAAGGACGGGGAGTCCGGGAGGGGATGGAGGTGGTGATGCTGGCCTTTCTCCGGATGCTAAATATTCTGAAAATGGCAGGGGACAGGCTCCACGGTACAGTACATCCTCAGATAGTGATATTCCTCTCTCAGGACCGTCAACGGATCTGCCGGGTACCAAAACATCTGATGGCGCAGGACAGAAACCCCGTTCTGCTGAATCCTATCCCTGGGCAGAAAAACCTTCAAAGTCTCGGAAACGTCCTTTAGTTGCCGGGCTGGCTGTGATTATTCTCGTGGTGCTGGCCCTTTCCCTCCTTGTATACGGCCTGCCGGGACAGGGGTCCGCAAACGGAGGGCTGCCGGTTCCGACACCCCTGCCGACTCCCCTTTCAGACGAAACTCCTGTGCCTGTTACTGAGACTGCGCCCCCATGGACTCCTTCAGACAATCTGGTTCTCTCGGTATCTGCATATGGTGGGGGGTATAAGGTTGAGATCGATGGTGGCATCAAAGCAAATGAGGTGGCAAAGATTGCGTTGACCGTTGAAGACAGTGGTGGTCTTCATACCATGGAATGGGTCTATCCTTCACGCCGGGAATCATTCTTCATGGCAAGAGATGCGTATAATGGCACGGCGTCAGCAACCGAACATGTAACTGCCACTGCGACGTTTACCGATGGAAAAAAAGAGGTGGTATTCTCCGGTGATCTCTGA
- the frhD gene encoding coenzyme F420-reducing hydrogenase, FrhD protein: protein MLDWYARQMIVGVGNPLYTDDGFGPAVISELKKLSLPDGLKVLDAGLAGPHFLFTLISEAEQPVEKMVIVDILDFGGSPGQITKVSPDFLASDTTGRYLDPHSWGGFKDPLTELSKRTEVIILGCQPESIAISDIDNESEDVEYWLTEQVQMAIPKAVQMALAEVGVEYGTTITSEGNLHGEQAGRT from the coding sequence ATGCTAGACTGGTACGCAAGACAGATGATTGTGGGTGTCGGCAATCCGCTCTATACAGATGACGGATTCGGACCCGCAGTGATCTCAGAACTCAAGAAGCTGTCCCTGCCGGATGGTCTGAAAGTCCTGGATGCGGGCCTTGCAGGGCCGCATTTCCTGTTCACGCTGATCTCGGAGGCTGAGCAGCCGGTCGAGAAGATGGTCATCGTTGACATCCTCGATTTCGGTGGCAGCCCTGGTCAGATCACAAAAGTGTCCCCGGACTTCCTTGCCAGTGATACGACGGGCAGATATCTTGACCCGCACTCATGGGGCGGTTTTAAGGACCCGCTGACTGAGCTCTCCAAACGGACTGAAGTGATAATCCTTGGGTGCCAGCCTGAGAGCATCGCGATATCCGATATCGATAATGAATCTGAGGATGTCGAATACTGGCTCACTGAACAGGTTCAAATGGCCATTCCGAAAGCAGTGCAGATGGCACTTGCTGAAGTAGGAGTGGAATATGGGACTACTATCACGTCTGAAGGAAATCTTCACGGGGAACAAGCCGGAAGAACCTGA
- a CDS encoding PAS domain S-box protein: MMTILLADDEPSLLELGKVFLERTGDLKVITALGAEEAMEILRTTKIDGIISDYQMPGMDGIAFLQKVRIRYPDMPFMMYTGKGQEDVVISALRNGCDYYLPKGEDPKAEFAELALQVRRMVKNKNLERDLNESEERYRLIIENFTGIILQRRADNRVIYANGAVESITGYPAEMLMSGDFGWDTIVHPDDLSILSRTIEDARADPSVVSVSEYRIITREGDVRWVQESCNYVRKKSGKIASVHGTLYDITDRKQMEEQLIAQRDLGLSLAAARSLDEAVSLCLDTASRVAEMGFGALYLEDAHTESFTLSCATGFSDAFLSSMEVIGKDTPLARQVLAGDYIYGHFSDLPDMLGFTPGKERIQVILIIPIIYNNASVGFILLGSNYTEIIPDSSLMSLEVIAYQVGNAIARIWVEEMLAKAEVGSGFFPSTSAE, translated from the coding sequence ATGATGACAATTCTTCTCGCAGATGATGAGCCCAGTCTTCTTGAACTGGGCAAGGTCTTTCTCGAGCGTACAGGCGATCTGAAGGTGATCACCGCACTGGGTGCAGAGGAAGCTATGGAGATCCTCAGGACCACAAAGATCGATGGTATTATTTCAGACTATCAGATGCCGGGAATGGACGGTATTGCGTTTCTGCAGAAGGTGCGTATCCGGTATCCTGATATGCCCTTTATGATGTATACCGGCAAAGGGCAGGAGGATGTAGTGATCTCAGCCCTGAGAAACGGGTGTGATTATTATCTGCCCAAAGGCGAGGATCCGAAGGCTGAGTTTGCCGAACTGGCCCTGCAGGTCAGGCGGATGGTGAAGAACAAAAACCTTGAACGGGATCTCAATGAGAGTGAGGAGCGTTACCGGCTTATCATCGAGAACTTCACCGGCATCATCCTCCAGCGCCGTGCGGATAACCGCGTTATTTATGCAAACGGTGCGGTGGAGAGTATCACCGGATATCCGGCTGAGATGCTCATGTCCGGTGACTTTGGATGGGATACAATCGTCCATCCGGATGATCTGTCGATTCTCTCCCGCACAATAGAGGATGCACGGGCCGATCCCTCGGTTGTCAGCGTGAGTGAATATCGTATCATAACCCGGGAAGGGGATGTCCGGTGGGTGCAGGAGTCATGCAATTATGTCCGTAAAAAGAGCGGTAAGATTGCCTCGGTGCACGGCACTCTCTATGATATCACCGATCGGAAACAGATGGAGGAGCAACTCATCGCCCAGCGTGATCTGGGTCTCTCCCTTGCAGCTGCCCGTTCCCTGGACGAAGCGGTATCTCTCTGCCTGGATACCGCATCACGGGTGGCAGAGATGGGATTTGGGGCACTCTATCTGGAGGATGCACATACGGAGAGTTTTACCCTGTCGTGCGCCACCGGGTTTTCGGATGCATTCCTCTCCTCGATGGAGGTGATAGGAAAAGATACTCCTCTGGCCCGTCAGGTGTTAGCTGGTGACTATATCTATGGGCACTTTTCTGATCTTCCTGATATGCTCGGTTTTACGCCCGGAAAGGAGCGGATACAGGTCATTCTGATCATTCCGATCATCTATAACAATGCCTCTGTCGGTTTCATTCTGCTGGGTTCGAATTATACTGAAATTATTCCGGATTCAAGTCTGATGTCCCTGGAAGTCATCGCCTATCAGGTAGGCAATGCTATCGCCCGTATATGGGTAGAAGAGATGCTTGCAAAAGCAGAGGTCGGATCGGGATTTTTCCCGTCAACATCTGCTGAATAA
- the ilvC gene encoding ketol-acid reductoisomerase, with protein sequence MIEKYYESDAKLGDLGNSRIAVIGYGSQGRGQALNLRDSGLDVIIGLRPGKSWEKASEDGFEVFDVATAAGMADVIMILLPDELQGSVYRAQIMPNLKEGDCVMFSHGFNIHYGQIVPPPTVDVIMVAPKGPGHMVRRVYTEGGGVPALIAIHQDATGNARKIALAYAKGIGATRAVVLETTFQEETETDLFGEQAVLCGGMTSLILAGFETLVDAGYAPEMAYLEVLHECKLIIDLIYEGGFTKMRDSISNTAEYGDLTRGPRVIGPEAYAAMEEILTEIQNGEFTREWMLENQVNRPVFTSLKRQGEEHLIESVGREVRGLMPQFRDLSD encoded by the coding sequence ATGATAGAGAAATACTACGAATCCGATGCAAAGCTCGGAGATCTGGGGAATTCCCGGATCGCCGTCATCGGGTATGGGTCTCAGGGACGGGGCCAGGCACTCAATCTGCGCGATTCCGGACTGGATGTCATCATCGGTCTGCGCCCCGGGAAAAGTTGGGAGAAAGCATCTGAAGACGGCTTTGAGGTCTTCGATGTAGCTACCGCTGCTGGTATGGCAGATGTCATTATGATTCTTCTTCCGGATGAACTTCAGGGCAGTGTTTACCGTGCCCAGATTATGCCAAACCTCAAGGAAGGGGACTGTGTAATGTTCTCCCACGGATTCAACATCCACTACGGACAGATTGTCCCGCCACCCACGGTTGATGTCATTATGGTTGCACCAAAAGGACCGGGCCACATGGTCCGGCGGGTGTACACCGAAGGAGGCGGCGTCCCTGCACTCATTGCCATCCATCAGGATGCAACCGGCAATGCGCGAAAGATCGCCCTTGCATATGCAAAGGGTATCGGCGCCACACGGGCAGTTGTCCTTGAGACAACATTCCAGGAAGAGACCGAGACTGACCTCTTCGGTGAGCAGGCAGTTCTTTGTGGTGGAATGACCTCACTTATCCTGGCAGGATTTGAGACGCTTGTGGATGCAGGATATGCACCTGAGATGGCATACCTCGAGGTGCTGCACGAGTGCAAACTCATCATTGACCTCATCTATGAGGGCGGATTCACCAAGATGCGTGACTCCATCTCAAACACTGCTGAGTATGGCGACCTCACCCGCGGTCCCCGGGTTATCGGCCCCGAGGCATACGCCGCAATGGAAGAGATACTCACTGAAATCCAGAACGGCGAATTCACCCGTGAATGGATGCTTGAAAACCAGGTCAACCGGCCGGTCTTCACCTCACTGAAACGGCAGGGTGAAGAGCACCTGATTGAGTCGGTTGGCCGTGAGGTTCGTGGCCTTATGCCGCAGTTCAGAGATCTCTCGGACTAA
- the frhA gene encoding coenzyme F420 hydrogenase subunit alpha produces the protein MSKVVEISPTTRHEGHTKLTMQVDDNGVVTRGDWLSLTPVRGIEKLAIGKSMHQAPKISSRVCGICPIAHTIAGIEAMEASIGCFIPDDAYLLRVILQCANRLHSHALHNILSLPDMYIPGTDTHINPFTPEEPVRSVALRLQKIREVGQTVGEIVGGEPIHPSNPRIGGMYKNISPRARTKIYDLAKEAMPLVRDQMEFMITVFKDWDARPMASVAGGKEVEKTEKFGFHDQGYMAVDPLYGSSSLDVDPKWFPERWTEVRPWDWYQGELEVSLEDPDYPIGGTTAVGTKVWPAMEACTGVPLYDGAPVEVGPRARLAMFRNYDRKGAMGLQIARQMEYMDCLYSMMDAVEALDTNGKVVADEIPQGDGSLGWAANEAPRGADVHLAKVLNGKVQWYSLLVPTTWNFPTVSRALEGAPWQLTEVIMRAYDPCVSCATHMMVVDDSKKVVAQKLFQ, from the coding sequence ATGTCGAAAGTTGTAGAGATTTCCCCAACCACAAGACATGAGGGCCACACCAAGCTTACCATGCAGGTTGACGACAATGGTGTCGTTACCCGTGGTGACTGGCTCAGTCTTACACCAGTACGGGGTATTGAGAAACTCGCCATCGGAAAGAGCATGCACCAGGCACCGAAGATTTCTTCCCGTGTCTGTGGTATCTGTCCGATTGCCCACACCATTGCCGGTATTGAAGCAATGGAGGCCTCAATCGGCTGTTTCATTCCGGACGATGCATACCTTCTGAGGGTCATCCTTCAGTGTGCAAACCGTCTGCACAGCCATGCACTGCATAACATCCTGTCACTGCCTGACATGTACATCCCGGGAACGGACACCCATATCAACCCGTTCACTCCCGAAGAGCCTGTCCGCAGTGTGGCACTCAGACTCCAGAAGATCCGTGAAGTCGGTCAGACTGTCGGAGAGATCGTCGGTGGAGAACCCATTCACCCGTCCAACCCCCGTATCGGTGGTATGTACAAGAACATCTCCCCACGTGCAAGAACAAAGATCTATGACCTTGCAAAAGAGGCAATGCCCCTTGTCCGTGACCAGATGGAGTTCATGATCACCGTCTTCAAGGACTGGGATGCACGCCCCATGGCATCAGTTGCCGGCGGCAAGGAAGTCGAGAAGACCGAGAAGTTCGGTTTCCACGACCAGGGCTACATGGCAGTAGACCCCCTCTATGGTTCCTCATCACTTGATGTCGATCCAAAGTGGTTCCCTGAGCGTTGGACAGAGGTCCGCCCGTGGGACTGGTACCAGGGAGAACTCGAAGTATCCCTCGAAGACCCTGACTACCCAATCGGCGGCACCACTGCAGTCGGCACCAAGGTCTGGCCTGCAATGGAGGCATGCACCGGTGTACCACTCTACGACGGAGCCCCCGTTGAAGTCGGTCCCCGTGCACGTCTTGCAATGTTCAGGAACTATGACCGCAAGGGCGCAATGGGCCTCCAGATTGCACGGCAGATGGAATATATGGACTGTCTGTACAGCATGATGGATGCAGTTGAAGCACTCGACACCAATGGAAAGGTTGTGGCAGACGAGATCCCACAGGGTGACGGTTCACTCGGCTGGGCAGCAAATGAGGCACCACGTGGCGCTGACGTTCACCTTGCAAAGGTTCTGAACGGCAAAGTACAGTGGTACTCGCTCCTTGTCCCGACCACCTGGAACTTCCCGACTGTCAGCCGGGCACTCGAGGGTGCACCGTGGCAGCTCACTGAAGTCATCATGCGTGCCTACGACCCATGTGTGTCCTGTGCAACCCACATGATGGTGGTCGACGACTCGAAGAAGGTAGTGGCCCAGAAACTGTTCCAGTGA
- the frhG gene encoding coenzyme F420 hydrogenase subunit gamma, which translates to MGLLSRLKEIFTGNKPEEPEAAPGPTTVPEPAKAPEPVTVPDARPEAKPAVKPGDVKVEKKPEIEETEEKPVAEKITIGHVHMSGCTGCLVSLADNYEGLFTLLDNYADLNYCLTLADVRDIPKMDVALVEGSVCLNDHHSVEDIKKARENATVVVALGGCAAYGNITRFCRGGQWNQPQHESYVPIGDLINVDVYLPGCPPSKEAIRNVAVMAYLLLRGSDEQKELAAAYLKPLMDLAQRGVEACGCDLMVDVINQSLCMGCGTCVAACPVRAITMEYGKPNIERDMCIKCGVCYAQCPRSFFNFDVMNQFEAIGEAINAAMGKGDE; encoded by the coding sequence ATGGGACTACTATCACGTCTGAAGGAAATCTTCACGGGGAACAAGCCGGAAGAACCTGAGGCGGCGCCCGGACCAACCACGGTTCCCGAACCTGCAAAGGCTCCTGAACCGGTGACTGTTCCGGATGCACGACCTGAAGCAAAACCAGCTGTGAAACCCGGCGACGTGAAGGTTGAAAAAAAGCCTGAAATAGAAGAAACGGAGGAAAAGCCTGTGGCTGAAAAAATTACGATTGGACACGTGCACATGTCCGGATGTACCGGATGTCTCGTGTCTCTCGCAGACAACTACGAAGGTCTGTTTACGTTGCTTGACAACTATGCAGATCTCAACTACTGTCTGACTCTCGCCGATGTGCGTGACATTCCGAAGATGGATGTCGCACTTGTCGAGGGTTCAGTCTGTTTAAACGACCACCACTCTGTGGAGGATATCAAGAAAGCACGTGAGAACGCAACGGTTGTTGTTGCACTCGGTGGCTGTGCGGCATATGGCAACATCACACGGTTCTGCCGTGGTGGCCAGTGGAACCAGCCCCAGCATGAGTCATACGTGCCCATTGGTGACCTGATTAACGTTGACGTCTACCTTCCCGGATGCCCGCCATCAAAGGAAGCAATCAGGAATGTCGCTGTTATGGCATACCTGCTCCTGAGAGGAAGCGACGAACAGAAGGAACTGGCAGCAGCATACCTGAAGCCTCTCATGGACCTCGCACAGCGTGGTGTAGAGGCCTGTGGATGCGACCTGATGGTCGATGTCATCAACCAGAGCCTCTGTATGGGATGCGGCACCTGTGTCGCAGCCTGTCCGGTTCGTGCAATCACAATGGAATACGGCAAACCGAATATTGAGCGCGATATGTGCATCAAATGTGGTGTGTGCTACGCACAGTGTCCACGCAGCTTCTTCAACTTTGATGTGATGAACCAGTTTGAGGCAATCGGCGAAGCAATTAATGCTGCTATGGGCAAGGGAGATGAGTAA
- the frhB gene encoding coenzyme F420 hydrogenase subunit beta, translated as MVLGNYKNCVSARAADPAILTASQDGGIVTQLFAFALEEGIIDGAIVAGQGDEPFKPEPVVATTVAELMEARGTRYTICPNVSMIKEATRSYGLDKVGIVGTPCQIQAVRKAQLYPMGMRSVPDKIALAIGIFCMENFPYQGLETMVEDLCNVKMENAVKMDIGKGKFSVYTERGAVSQIPLKLTHKFEQGGCHVCLDYVANLADVSTGSVGSPDGWSTVFTRTKAGETIWGKAIEAGYFETKPIADVKPGLDLVTKLATEKITKNQKTLEGRATFGVDKGLRNPYI; from the coding sequence ATGGTTCTCGGAAACTACAAGAACTGTGTATCAGCACGTGCAGCTGACCCGGCAATTCTTACCGCATCCCAGGACGGCGGAATTGTCACCCAGCTCTTTGCATTTGCACTTGAAGAGGGCATCATTGATGGTGCAATCGTTGCAGGACAGGGCGATGAACCATTCAAGCCAGAGCCCGTCGTTGCTACCACTGTTGCAGAACTGATGGAAGCACGCGGTACCCGCTACACCATCTGCCCCAACGTCTCTATGATCAAAGAGGCAACCCGTTCATACGGTCTTGACAAGGTCGGAATCGTCGGCACACCGTGCCAGATTCAGGCTGTCAGGAAGGCCCAGCTCTATCCAATGGGCATGCGGTCTGTCCCTGACAAGATTGCACTTGCAATCGGTATCTTCTGTATGGAGAACTTCCCCTACCAGGGTCTTGAGACCATGGTGGAAGACCTCTGTAATGTGAAGATGGAGAACGCTGTCAAGATGGACATCGGCAAGGGTAAATTCTCTGTCTACACCGAGCGCGGTGCAGTCTCACAGATTCCGCTCAAGCTCACCCACAAGTTCGAACAGGGTGGCTGCCATGTCTGTCTGGACTACGTTGCAAACCTCGCTGACGTCTCAACCGGATCTGTCGGAAGCCCCGACGGCTGGTCGACCGTCTTTACCCGCACAAAAGCTGGTGAGACCATCTGGGGTAAGGCCATCGAAGCAGGATACTTCGAGACCAAGCCAATTGCAGATGTCAAGCCGGGCCTGGACCTTGTGACCAAACTCGCTACCGAGAAGATCACAAAGAACCAGAAGACCCTTGAAGGGCGTGCAACCTTTGGCGTTGACAAAGGCCTGCGCAACCCATACATCTAA
- a CDS encoding DUF2124 family protein yields the protein MRSKVFLVRTQEESMELQESGSGIAGILRPFKKYMVESGIMDTDQVVFYGCPGTCTPFVELLTYAIRDLPFEYVFVPRLDESSAKVLKPVPHVGMQVTSHAPESFDPKVVVIMGGLAMPNEPVTAEMVQETIAGYDARVVGICFMDMFRRAGWLDKLSFEMVINAQMDPVEIWK from the coding sequence ATGAGAAGCAAGGTTTTTCTCGTCCGCACGCAAGAGGAAAGCATGGAATTACAGGAATCAGGATCAGGAATTGCAGGAATCCTTCGTCCATTTAAGAAATATATGGTAGAATCCGGTATTATGGACACAGACCAGGTAGTGTTTTACGGCTGCCCCGGAACATGCACACCATTTGTTGAACTTCTCACCTATGCCATCCGTGACCTCCCATTTGAGTATGTCTTTGTGCCCAGACTGGACGAGTCGTCAGCAAAAGTTCTCAAACCGGTTCCTCATGTAGGCATGCAGGTTACCTCCCACGCACCGGAGTCCTTTGATCCAAAGGTCGTTGTGATCATGGGAGGCCTTGCGATGCCGAATGAACCGGTAACAGCTGAAATGGTGCAGGAGACGATTGCAGGATACGATGCAAGGGTAGTGGGCATCTGCTTTATGGATATGTTCAGACGTGCAGGATGGCTGGACAAATTATCCTTTGAAATGGTCATCAATGCCCAGATGGACCCGGTTGAAATCTGGAAATAA